A single window of Streptomyces griseoviridis DNA harbors:
- a CDS encoding fused response regulator/phosphatase: MDLNGNLTDTTVLVVDDVPAGRYAMATVLRRAGHRVIEAGSGTEALAELDIRLRKGTLPDVALVDIGLPDMSGFELCRRFKERPHLIGLPVVHFSAAAVAPADRCRGLDTGDESYLTVPAEPEEIEAVVRAAVRGARLRADNRALVRRLTLLSETIVTIQSARSLQELADAAADGAARLTGTPAAVFVLDPDDELYRGLSRDRTLVALPDDGAHLAVSALLRRLSRGQSGVQLTTVPAPLWPTGFFRPGVQHDARLALALTQDGRAPICLAVPARGMRRAGQESEALLAQLAEATALAAEPLLMYQVERHVALTLQHSFLPQPHRLPELPGLDIAVRYVPASRETEIGGDFYAALATDDGMLTAVGDVVGHSLDAATVMVEIRHALRAYCVDDSDPGVLAERLDRMLQRYHPELTATVCLALTDPATGRTRIANAGHIPPLLLRGTGTGDYVKAHGPLLGPGLPHPAPTELFLEPGDRLLMVTDGLIETRGIDLEVSMEQLRSASLGALPGLDALCDTLLASFGHDREDDIAMLALRLRG; encoded by the coding sequence ATGGACCTCAACGGTAATCTGACCGACACCACGGTGCTGGTCGTCGACGACGTGCCCGCCGGCCGGTACGCCATGGCCACCGTGCTGCGCAGGGCAGGACACCGCGTGATCGAGGCCGGCAGCGGCACCGAGGCCCTCGCCGAACTGGACATACGGCTGCGCAAGGGCACCCTGCCCGACGTGGCCCTCGTCGACATCGGCCTGCCCGACATGAGCGGCTTCGAGCTGTGCCGCCGCTTCAAGGAACGCCCGCACCTGATCGGGCTGCCCGTCGTGCACTTCTCGGCGGCGGCGGTGGCACCCGCCGACCGCTGCCGGGGACTCGACACCGGCGACGAGTCCTATCTGACGGTGCCCGCCGAACCCGAGGAGATCGAGGCCGTCGTCCGGGCCGCCGTCCGCGGGGCGCGGCTGCGCGCCGACAACCGCGCCCTGGTCAGACGGCTGACCCTGCTGTCGGAGACGATCGTCACCATCCAGTCCGCCCGCTCCCTCCAGGAACTCGCCGACGCCGCGGCCGACGGCGCCGCCCGCCTCACCGGCACCCCCGCCGCCGTCTTCGTCCTCGACCCCGACGACGAGCTGTACCGCGGTCTGTCCCGGGACCGCACCCTGGTCGCGCTCCCCGACGACGGCGCCCACCTCGCCGTCTCCGCGCTGCTGCGCCGCCTCTCCCGCGGCCAGTCCGGGGTCCAGCTGACCACCGTCCCGGCACCGCTGTGGCCCACCGGGTTCTTCAGACCGGGCGTGCAGCACGACGCGCGGCTCGCCCTCGCCCTCACCCAGGACGGCCGCGCCCCGATCTGCCTCGCCGTGCCCGCGCGCGGCATGCGGCGGGCAGGACAGGAGAGCGAGGCACTGCTCGCCCAGCTCGCCGAGGCCACCGCGCTGGCCGCCGAGCCGCTGCTGATGTACCAGGTCGAACGGCATGTGGCGCTCACCCTCCAGCACAGCTTCCTGCCCCAGCCGCACCGGCTGCCCGAACTGCCGGGGCTCGACATCGCCGTCCGCTACGTCCCCGCCTCCCGGGAGACCGAGATCGGCGGCGACTTCTACGCGGCCCTCGCCACCGACGACGGCATGCTCACCGCCGTCGGCGACGTCGTCGGACACTCCCTCGACGCGGCCACCGTGATGGTCGAGATACGGCACGCCCTGCGCGCCTACTGCGTCGACGACAGCGACCCTGGCGTCCTCGCCGAGCGCCTCGACCGGATGCTCCAGCGCTACCACCCCGAACTGACGGCCACCGTCTGCCTGGCCCTCACCGACCCCGCCACCGGCCGCACCCGGATCGCCAACGCCGGCCACATCCCGCCGCTGCTGCTGCGCGGCACCGGCACCGGCGACTACGTCAAGGCGCACGGCCCGCTGCTCGGCCCCGGCCTGCCGCACCCCGCGCCCACCGAGCTGTTCCTCGAACCGGGGGACCGGCTCCTCATGGTCACCGACGGGCTGATCGAGACCCGGGGCATCGACCTGGAGGTCTCCATGGAGCAGCTCCGCTCCGCCTCGCTCGGCGCGCTGCCCGGCCTCGACGCCCTCTGCGACACCCTGCTCGCCTCCTTCGGCCACGACCGGGAGGACGACATCGCGATGCTGGCCCTGCGGCTGCGCGGCTGA
- a CDS encoding 5-carboxymethyl-2-hydroxymuconate Delta-isomerase, which translates to MPQITVDYSHAIDHAFDRAGFARALHGATVEIAAAKPEACKTQFRASGFTAYGYEDPEAEEHAVVHVTIGLLAGRSEETKARLTEAVLALLREHIEDDGPVLHASAEIRDLDASYRKF; encoded by the coding sequence ATGCCGCAGATCACCGTCGACTACTCGCACGCGATCGACCACGCCTTCGACCGGGCCGGCTTCGCGCGGGCGCTGCACGGCGCCACGGTCGAGATCGCCGCGGCCAAGCCGGAGGCGTGCAAGACCCAGTTCAGGGCCTCCGGGTTCACCGCCTACGGCTACGAGGACCCGGAGGCCGAGGAGCACGCCGTCGTGCACGTCACCATCGGGCTGCTCGCCGGGCGGTCCGAGGAGACCAAGGCCCGGCTGACCGAGGCCGTCCTCGCGCTGCTGCGCGAGCACATCGAGGACGACGGTCCGGTGCTGCACGCCTCCGCCGAGATCCGCGACCTCGACGCCTCGTACCGCAAGTTCTAG